A genomic segment from Paucidesulfovibrio longus DSM 6739 encodes:
- the prfB gene encoding peptide chain release factor 2 (programmed frameshift): MHQYSELKGNSATLFGKYETLWGRLDYSKLAERLAAIETQISQPDAWNQPEKLTPVLREKSQLEHKLSTYDGLRKAKEDLEVWLELAAEDEASLDDLHRSMKEFEKILRQTEMATLLGGEQDGSNAILEIHPGAGGVESQDWAEMLLRMYTRWAEDKDFKLTVLDVQPAEEAGIKNAALQIEGPYAYGFLRGEAGIHRLIRISPFDASGRRHTSFASVDVYPDVDDDIEIEVREEDLRVDVFRASGPGGQHVNKTNSAVRITHLPTNIVVQCQNEKSQLRNRQTAMKMLKARLYEQELRKREESQRVDYASKDAINFGSQIRTYTLQPYRLVKDHRSNTEDGNVDAVLDGALDRLMRSYLLYAHAGKQNA, from the exons ATGCACCAGTATTCCGAGCTCAAAGGCAACAGCGCCACTCTTTTCGGCAAGTACGAGACTCTTTGGGGGCGGCTT GACTACTCCAAGCTCGCCGAACGTCTCGCCGCGATAGAAACCCAGATTTCCCAGCCCGACGCCTGGAACCAACCGGAAAAGCTCACGCCTGTCCTGCGGGAAAAGAGCCAGCTGGAACACAAGCTGTCCACCTACGACGGCCTGCGCAAGGCCAAGGAGGATCTTGAGGTCTGGTTGGAGCTGGCCGCCGAGGACGAAGCTTCCCTGGACGACCTGCATCGCTCCATGAAGGAGTTCGAGAAGATTCTCCGCCAGACCGAGATGGCCACGCTTCTCGGCGGCGAGCAGGACGGCAGCAACGCCATTCTCGAAATCCATCCCGGCGCAGGCGGCGTGGAATCCCAGGACTGGGCCGAGATGCTGCTGCGCATGTACACGCGCTGGGCCGAGGACAAGGATTTCAAGCTCACGGTGCTCGACGTGCAGCCTGCCGAGGAAGCGGGCATCAAGAACGCCGCCTTGCAGATCGAAGGCCCCTACGCCTATGGATTTTTGCGCGGCGAGGCCGGAATCCACCGCCTGATCCGCATTTCCCCGTTCGACGCATCCGGGAGACGGCACACCTCGTTCGCTTCGGTGGACGTCTATCCCGATGTGGACGACGACATAGAAATCGAGGTCCGCGAGGAAGATCTTCGCGTCGATGTGTTCAGGGCCAGCGGTCCGGGCGGTCAGCATGTGAACAAGACCAACTCCGCCGTGCGCATCACCCACCTGCCGACCAACATAGTGGTGCAGTGCCAGAATGAAAAATCCCAGCTGCGCAACCGCCAGACGGCCATGAAGATGCTCAAGGCCCGATTGTATGAGCAGGAACTGCGCAAGCGCGAAGAGTCCCAGCGCGTGGATTACGCCAGCAAGGACGCGATCAATTTCGGAAGCCAGATCAGAACGTACACGCTCCAGCCCTACCGGCTGGTCAAGGACCACCGTTCGAACACCGAGGACGGCAACGTGGACGCCGTATTGGACGGCGCGCTGGACCGACTCATGCGCAGCTACCTCTTGTACGCCCATGCCGGAAAACAGAACGCCTGA
- a CDS encoding GGDEF domain-containing protein: MAHSVPDTALERELLKELTRLRDEICAAARTPCEDMDARTNLGVFRLFSGISLQQWRSIVRRLELKGWLTLPIDRDIYPHLTVLQESLDELSYQSEHDALTGLANRRSFDRFLDLEMERAQRAGTALSLAVIDLDDFKLVNDTYGHVAGDEVLVRLAKIITGNKRRYDLAARIGGEEFAIVLPGIGQVRSAKVVDRIRQDLEESAFSFPGGEGVVSVSCSAGIASYRGTTRFSPKDFFELADKALYAAKTAGKNRTELAPMPDIEQAIRPSLVQASEKRFLFTGKP, encoded by the coding sequence ATGGCCCATTCCGTGCCGGATACGGCCCTTGAGCGCGAACTGCTCAAAGAACTGACGCGCCTGCGGGATGAAATCTGCGCGGCGGCCAGAACCCCCTGCGAGGACATGGACGCGCGGACCAACCTCGGCGTGTTTCGACTGTTCAGCGGCATCAGCCTCCAGCAGTGGCGATCCATCGTTCGCCGTCTCGAACTCAAGGGCTGGCTGACCCTGCCCATCGACCGGGACATCTATCCGCACCTCACGGTGCTCCAGGAAAGCCTGGACGAGCTTTCCTACCAGTCCGAACACGACGCGCTCACGGGACTTGCCAACCGTCGATCCTTCGACCGCTTCCTCGATCTTGAAATGGAACGCGCACAACGGGCCGGAACGGCCCTGAGCCTTGCCGTCATCGACCTGGACGATTTCAAGCTCGTCAACGACACTTACGGTCATGTGGCCGGGGACGAGGTTCTTGTCCGCCTCGCGAAGATCATCACGGGCAACAAGCGCCGCTACGATCTGGCCGCGCGCATCGGCGGGGAGGAATTCGCCATCGTCCTGCCCGGCATAGGCCAGGTGCGCAGCGCCAAAGTCGTGGACCGCATTCGCCAGGATCTTGAGGAAAGCGCCTTTTCCTTTCCCGGCGGCGAGGGCGTCGTATCCGTGAGCTGCTCCGCGGGCATTGCCAGCTATCGCGGAACGACGCGTTTTTCTCCCAAGGATTTTTTCGAACTTGCGGACAAGGCTCTCTACGCTGCCAAGACAGCTGGAAAGAACCGCACCGAGCTGGCCCCCATGCCCGACATCGAGCAGGCAATCCGCCCCTCTCTGGTACAGGCCAGCGAAAAGCGTTTCCTCTTCACCGGAAAACCGTAG